A window from Pseudomonadota bacterium encodes these proteins:
- a CDS encoding TRAP transporter small permease subunit has product MGRTIISLIDNINEKIGRTGALLILPMMGVVVYEVIMRYVFTAPTSWGFETTTFIYGIHYIFGLSYTQLHDGHVCIDIFESRLPNKKRAILGIITSLLIFFPTYVCMTIFSWSYALDSWKYMEHQSTSWAPPIYPFKTLMAIGFTLLLLQNFSKLLKDWQIITNQQEEGKI; this is encoded by the coding sequence ATGGGCAGGACAATAATCAGCTTGATTGATAACATCAATGAGAAAATCGGCCGGACTGGAGCGCTGTTAATTCTGCCGATGATGGGGGTGGTAGTTTACGAGGTCATTATGCGCTACGTTTTCACCGCTCCGACATCATGGGGTTTTGAAACCACCACTTTTATTTATGGTATCCATTATATCTTCGGGTTAAGTTATACCCAGCTGCATGATGGCCATGTTTGCATCGATATTTTCGAATCAAGGTTGCCAAATAAAAAGCGGGCGATACTTGGCATTATTACCAGCCTGCTGATATTCTTCCCGACTTATGTTTGCATGACAATTTTCTCCTGGAGCTATGCCCTTGATTCATGGAAATATATGGAGCATCAATCCACCAGCTGGGCTCCTCCCATCTACCCATTTAAAACCCTGATGGCTATTGGCTTCACCCTCTTGCTGCTCCAGAACTTTTCAAAGCTGCTCAAGGACTGGCAAATTATCACCAATCAACAAGAGGAGGGGAAAATATGA
- the dctP gene encoding TRAP transporter substrate-binding protein DctP: protein MKKGLWFLVACLFTLSLFISPSTADAAKREKFGADARHTAVKRLKVKTSSEKPIRWKMVMPWSKGLLFYDYAQHFADSVRLASGGRLQIKCFSAGELVPAMQSFDAVSKGSAQCGHDWPGYWKGKNESFVAFASVPMGIDAELYNIWLYERGGAEMMNELYGRYNMVAFPGGNGGQEMGFFSNKRATKLKDFEGMKVRTPGWFMDIMNNMGASVSPLPGGEVYLALERGVIDAAEFSAPALNYPMGFDEITKYVIEPGVHQPSCQFGLFFNKDAWNKLPEDLKWIVKICAKETQLWSYSWTTNLNIKAIELFKKNVEFVKMDKDTIIAFKKTTKEYLDTLKAKYPDVKKVLNSQEKLIADFADWRDIRSGIAPWPYETFISGKTNE from the coding sequence ATGAAAAAAGGATTATGGTTTTTGGTAGCATGTTTATTCACCCTGTCGCTCTTTATCAGCCCTTCAACTGCCGATGCGGCCAAACGGGAAAAATTCGGCGCCGATGCCCGTCATACAGCGGTAAAACGTCTGAAAGTCAAAACTTCCAGCGAAAAACCCATCCGCTGGAAGATGGTTATGCCCTGGTCCAAAGGCCTGCTGTTTTATGATTATGCCCAGCATTTTGCCGATTCGGTCCGGCTGGCTTCCGGCGGTCGTCTGCAGATCAAATGCTTTTCAGCCGGCGAACTGGTACCGGCAATGCAATCTTTCGATGCCGTCAGTAAAGGTTCCGCCCAATGCGGTCATGACTGGCCCGGCTACTGGAAAGGCAAAAATGAATCATTTGTCGCCTTTGCCTCAGTCCCGATGGGCATTGATGCCGAATTATACAATATCTGGCTTTATGAACGCGGCGGCGCTGAAATGATGAATGAGCTATATGGCCGTTATAATATGGTTGCTTTTCCCGGCGGTAACGGCGGCCAGGAAATGGGCTTTTTCTCCAACAAACGGGCCACCAAGCTGAAAGATTTTGAGGGCATGAAAGTCCGCACCCCGGGCTGGTTCATGGATATCATGAATAATATGGGTGCATCGGTCAGCCCGCTGCCTGGCGGTGAAGTCTACCTGGCCCTGGAACGCGGAGTTATTGATGCCGCTGAATTTTCAGCACCGGCCCTGAATTATCCCATGGGTTTTGATGAAATCACCAAATACGTCATCGAGCCGGGCGTCCATCAACCATCATGCCAGTTTGGCCTCTTTTTCAACAAGGATGCCTGGAACAAACTGCCGGAAGATCTCAAATGGATTGTTAAAATCTGCGCCAAGGAAACCCAACTCTGGAGTTACAGCTGGACCACTAACCTGAACATTAAAGCAATTGAACTCTTCAAGAAAAATGTTGAATTTGTCAAGATGGATAAAGACACCATCATTGCTTTCAAAAAAACCACCAAAGAATACCTGGATACCCTAAAAGCCAAATATCCGGATGTCAAAAAGGTTCTGAATTCCCAGGAAAAACTGATTGCTGATTTCGCTGACTGGCGCGATATCCGTTCCGGTATTGCCCCCTGGCCCTACGAAACTTTTATCAGCGGCAAAACAAATGAATAA
- a CDS encoding 3-hydroxybutyrate dehydrogenase: MLSKKTAIITGAGSGIGKAIALHLAANQAQVVAADLNEATAGSTAEEIIEKGGKAIAAGCDVADENSVNDMVKKAISTFSSADILVNNAGLQFISKIEDFPLEKWNQLISVMLTGAFLCTKACVPYMKEKSWGRITNISSAHGKAPSPWKCAYVAAKHGILGFTKVMACELAEWNITANSICPGYVLTPLVKKQIKDLAIQYNISEAEVPEQVLLKNQPLKKMVSTEDLSAMALYLASDKAQCITGQALSIDGGWTFC, from the coding sequence ATGCTCAGCAAAAAAACAGCAATCATAACTGGTGCCGGCAGTGGCATCGGGAAAGCCATTGCCTTACATCTGGCAGCCAATCAGGCTCAGGTAGTAGCCGCCGATCTTAATGAAGCTACTGCCGGGAGCACGGCTGAAGAAATCATCGAAAAAGGAGGTAAAGCGATTGCCGCGGGTTGTGATGTCGCCGATGAAAACAGCGTCAACGATATGGTGAAAAAAGCCATATCCACCTTCAGTTCAGCTGACATTCTGGTCAATAATGCCGGCCTGCAGTTTATCAGTAAAATAGAAGACTTCCCGCTGGAAAAATGGAATCAACTTATTTCAGTAATGCTGACGGGTGCATTTCTCTGCACCAAGGCATGTGTTCCCTACATGAAAGAAAAGTCCTGGGGGAGAATTACCAATATTTCATCGGCCCACGGCAAGGCTCCATCACCCTGGAAATGCGCTTATGTGGCGGCCAAACATGGGATCTTAGGTTTCACCAAGGTAATGGCTTGTGAACTGGCTGAATGGAATATTACCGCCAACTCCATCTGTCCCGGATACGTCCTGACGCCGCTGGTAAAAAAACAGATTAAAGATCTGGCAATCCAATACAACATCAGTGAAGCAGAGGTACCCGAACAGGTTCTCTTAAAAAACCAGCCCTTGAAAAAGATGGTCAGTACTGAAGATTTATCTGCCATGGCGCTTTATCTTGCAAGTGATAAAGCACAGTGTATTACCGGACAGGCACTCAGTATTGATGGGGGCTGGACTTTCTGCTGA
- a CDS encoding sigma 54-interacting transcriptional regulator, whose protein sequence is MRRGTQSELQSGTESNKSLQQLDLCQRIIDSIYNGVVVTDANGYIIHFNEPYGRFLGIESKEQLGRHITDVIENTRMHIVAQTGIPEINQSHHILGQDMVVQRIPIKKDGKVIAVFGQVMFKDVRDVPKLAKKLSLLESKVKLYEKEILSLRSTRYTFDSIVGSSRTMGLLKKTALKAAATSLPVLITGESGTGKEMFAQAIHHASSRRLQPFIRINCAAIPRDLLEAELFGYEKGAFTGAQVTGKPGKFELAHRGTIFLDEIGELSQEMQPKLLRVLEEKEFERVGGIKLISSDFRLVTATNQDLKSRVAGGYFRQDLYYRLGGIPISIPSLRERREDVLPIANHLLTELSEEFGRGKVVLASGAIENLQHYDWPGNVREMANVLSRILSLITKDIIVAEDLPLHLHLSPKQFSAEDSFALQDAIVAVEKESISRALSAANNNKTRAAQLLGIHRTLLYKKMKKHKLQLTGSL, encoded by the coding sequence ATGAGGAGAGGGACTCAATCTGAGTTGCAATCCGGAACTGAGAGTAATAAATCATTGCAGCAACTGGATCTTTGTCAACGGATTATAGACAGTATTTATAACGGGGTAGTGGTTACCGATGCGAATGGTTACATCATTCATTTTAATGAACCTTATGGCAGATTTTTAGGTATTGAGTCCAAAGAGCAGCTTGGCAGACATATTACCGATGTAATCGAAAATACCCGGATGCATATTGTCGCCCAAACGGGTATTCCGGAAATAAACCAATCTCATCATATTCTGGGGCAGGATATGGTGGTGCAGAGGATTCCCATTAAAAAAGATGGAAAAGTGATTGCCGTTTTTGGCCAGGTGATGTTTAAGGATGTTCGTGATGTGCCGAAACTGGCCAAAAAACTTTCATTGCTGGAATCAAAGGTAAAACTTTATGAAAAGGAAATTCTTTCATTACGTTCAACCCGTTATACCTTTGACAGTATTGTCGGCAGCAGCAGAACCATGGGGTTGTTGAAGAAAACGGCGCTTAAGGCGGCCGCTACCAGTCTGCCGGTTCTGATAACCGGTGAATCGGGGACCGGCAAAGAAATGTTTGCTCAGGCTATACATCATGCCAGTTCCCGGCGCCTGCAGCCTTTTATCCGGATAAATTGTGCCGCTATTCCCCGTGACCTGCTGGAAGCAGAACTTTTCGGTTATGAGAAAGGAGCGTTTACCGGGGCGCAGGTTACCGGCAAGCCGGGCAAGTTTGAACTGGCCCACCGGGGGACGATCTTTCTTGACGAGATCGGTGAATTATCTCAAGAGATGCAGCCGAAATTATTACGGGTTCTGGAGGAAAAAGAGTTTGAACGGGTTGGCGGAATCAAGCTCATCAGTTCTGATTTCCGTCTGGTAACGGCAACCAACCAGGATCTGAAAAGTCGGGTTGCAGGTGGTTATTTTCGCCAAGACCTCTATTACCGCCTCGGCGGCATTCCTATATCTATTCCTTCCCTGCGGGAGCGGCGGGAAGATGTACTGCCTATTGCCAATCACCTGTTGACTGAACTGAGTGAAGAGTTTGGTCGTGGAAAAGTGGTATTAGCTTCCGGCGCTATAGAAAATTTGCAGCATTATGACTGGCCTGGAAATGTTCGGGAAATGGCCAATGTTCTCAGCCGTATTTTATCCTTGATTACCAAGGATATTATTGTCGCTGAAGATTTGCCGCTGCATCTGCATCTTTCGCCGAAGCAGTTTTCAGCTGAGGATTCATTTGCTCTCCAGGATGCTATTGTGGCGGTTGAAAAGGAATCAATATCCCGGGCATTAAGCGCTGCGAATAACAACAAAACCAGGGCAGCACAACTTTTGGGTATTCACCGGACCTTGCTTTATAAGAAAATGAAGAAGCATAAACTTCAATTGACCGGATCTTTATAG
- a CDS encoding FadR/GntR family transcriptional regulator, with product MDKLFKPITVEKKPKKIANDILEYIASGQLEVGDKIPAERKLAETLNVSRASLREALSYLEISGFLKTVPGGRSLVRNIITEPMDNPIQILLKKDKKKILELAEIRAFMESWAARQAALNRTTGQLRKIEGYLEEMEEDFNQGIIDFKKDLNFHMAIATAVNNTIFSHLINIIYDLIEFSIQSTREKLYTSREDQELILKHHRNIYETIQGKDPVYAELAMQEHLGFVIREFKKRFK from the coding sequence ATGGATAAATTATTTAAACCGATTACAGTTGAAAAAAAGCCGAAAAAAATCGCCAATGATATTCTCGAATATATTGCCAGTGGTCAGCTTGAAGTGGGTGATAAAATTCCGGCAGAAAGAAAACTGGCGGAAACACTGAATGTCAGTCGGGCTTCACTCAGAGAAGCCCTAAGCTATCTGGAAATATCCGGCTTCCTGAAAACCGTTCCTGGAGGTCGAAGTCTGGTCAGAAATATTATTACTGAGCCAATGGATAATCCCATTCAAATATTGTTGAAGAAAGATAAGAAAAAAATCCTTGAACTTGCTGAAATCAGGGCGTTTATGGAATCATGGGCGGCAAGGCAGGCCGCGCTGAACAGAACGACGGGGCAACTGCGGAAAATCGAAGGATATCTGGAGGAAATGGAAGAAGATTTTAATCAGGGAATTATTGATTTTAAGAAAGATCTGAATTTTCATATGGCTATTGCCACCGCGGTTAATAATACTATTTTTTCTCACTTGATAAACATTATTTATGATTTAATCGAATTTTCTATCCAATCAACCAGGGAAAAACTTTATACCAGCCGTGAGGATCAGGAACTTATTTTAAAACATCACCGAAATATTTATGAAACCATCCAGGGCAAAGACCCTGTTTATGCCGAACTGGCGATGCAGGAACATCTGGGATTTGTGATTCGCGAGTTTAAGAAACGTTTTAAGTGA
- a CDS encoding outer membrane lipoprotein-sorting protein, with the protein MLYRQLSKTVSRAILLVIISFCFLGSAALALDGNEILRQVDRNMQPPSYEMYRKLINIEPDGRKKEFVLYTVKKGQDRMVALFLSPASEKGRATLRLGDNMWLYIPNVGKPIRITSLQSVVGGIFNNSDILRLDYHVEYDAEKITDQGENYLLELKAKSAAVAYDRLEMQVDKKTLLPTTIECYAISGMLIKTLRYAKIEDFGDGLIRPSVLETDSPLNKGYRSVMIFAKVRKKELADEVFTLNYLPKVHELR; encoded by the coding sequence ATGTTGTACAGACAATTATCCAAGACCGTTAGCCGAGCCATCCTTTTGGTAATCATTTCGTTTTGTTTCCTCGGCAGCGCCGCCCTGGCCCTGGATGGCAACGAGATCCTGCGACAGGTTGACCGCAATATGCAGCCGCCATCCTACGAAATGTATCGCAAGCTGATCAACATTGAACCCGACGGCAGGAAAAAGGAGTTTGTGCTCTACACCGTTAAGAAGGGACAGGACAGGATGGTGGCTCTCTTCCTCTCCCCGGCCAGCGAAAAGGGTCGTGCCACCTTGCGCCTGGGGGACAATATGTGGCTCTATATTCCCAATGTAGGCAAGCCCATACGCATTACCAGCCTGCAGTCCGTGGTGGGGGGGATCTTTAACAACTCTGACATTCTGCGTCTTGACTATCACGTGGAGTATGACGCTGAAAAGATCACCGACCAGGGAGAAAACTACCTGCTGGAGCTGAAGGCCAAATCCGCTGCGGTAGCCTATGACCGGCTCGAAATGCAGGTCGATAAAAAAACCCTGCTGCCGACCACTATTGAGTGCTACGCCATCAGCGGCATGCTGATCAAAACTCTGCGTTACGCAAAAATAGAGGATTTTGGCGACGGTCTCATAAGGCCCTCGGTACTTGAGACCGACAGTCCCCTTAACAAGGGCTATCGGTCAGTGATGATTTTTGCCAAGGTCCGGAAAAAGGAACTGGCAGATGAGGTTTTTACCCTCAATTATCTGCCCAAGGTTCATGAGCTGCGTTAA
- a CDS encoding NifB/NifX family molybdenum-iron cluster-binding protein, whose product MNIKSTHIFIIGFTLVLFSVFAPKTEAETMRIAVASSAQAKDATISRQAGRTPYFLFFDGRGNFLESIENPVRDQSRKAGPDAALFLADQGVTLVIAGEFGKKMKQALEEHHIHYIEKTGVVDHVVQTIIQDR is encoded by the coding sequence ATGAACATCAAAAGCACACACATTTTTATAATCGGTTTCACCCTCGTCCTGTTTTCTGTTTTTGCCCCGAAAACAGAGGCTGAAACCATGAGGATTGCCGTGGCCTCTTCGGCTCAGGCAAAGGATGCGACCATCAGCCGGCAGGCCGGGAGAACCCCTTATTTTTTGTTTTTTGATGGCCGGGGTAATTTTCTCGAAAGCATTGAAAATCCTGTTAGAGATCAGTCCCGCAAAGCCGGACCAGACGCTGCTTTATTCCTCGCTGACCAGGGAGTGACGCTGGTTATCGCCGGAGAATTCGGCAAAAAGATGAAACAAGCATTGGAAGAACATCATATCCACTATATTGAAAAAACAGGAGTTGTTGACCATGTTGTACAGACAATTATCCAAGACCGTTAG
- a CDS encoding FtsX-like permease family protein, with protein sequence MGNVIKLAIRNLQRYKRRTLLTSALITLGVVSVLLFISVSGSFKAMMIGQITDSMLGHLQVHRKGYLASVDSLPLDRNLQGKHVARVKEILDSNEAVEAYSLRIRLGAMFSNFTETTNIRLNAVNPKQEMATVPMLAERIIKGKKEGLLEKGEILVPELIARGMKVSVGDTIVLVATNKDGSVNGQPFVVRGILEGISGPGGRDGVIHLSDARTLLRIEDNEISEIAIRLRNMDSMAPLFAGLQEQLGSIKNKADKPVFEVHTWEKLSPFFNIARMIDLMTLFIRIMLVAIVLVSIMNVMIMAVYERINEIGTIAAIGTVPGKILSLFVVEGFLLGIFGALIGVVISLATIAGMNAAQISFDFGRQKGLLLAPSIAASDVFTVAAIVIGIAVLASLQPAWKAARMDPITALRHV encoded by the coding sequence ATGGGTAATGTCATCAAGCTGGCCATCCGCAACCTGCAGCGCTATAAACGGCGCACCCTGCTGACCTCCGCGCTGATCACCCTGGGGGTGGTTTCCGTTTTGCTTTTCATCTCCGTATCCGGATCATTCAAGGCAATGATGATCGGCCAGATAACCGATTCCATGCTCGGCCATCTCCAGGTGCATCGTAAAGGCTACCTGGCCTCTGTTGACAGTCTGCCCCTGGATCGCAACCTGCAGGGCAAACACGTTGCCAGGGTAAAGGAGATCCTGGACAGTAATGAGGCAGTGGAGGCTTATTCCCTGCGGATCAGGCTCGGCGCCATGTTCAGTAATTTCACTGAAACAACCAATATTCGCTTAAACGCCGTCAACCCAAAACAGGAGATGGCGACCGTGCCCATGCTTGCTGAGCGCATCATCAAGGGCAAAAAGGAGGGACTCCTGGAAAAAGGTGAAATTCTCGTTCCTGAGCTCATTGCCAGGGGCATGAAGGTCAGCGTCGGCGACACCATTGTCCTGGTGGCCACCAACAAAGATGGCTCAGTGAACGGCCAGCCCTTCGTGGTCCGCGGTATCCTGGAGGGGATTTCCGGCCCCGGCGGCCGGGACGGGGTAATTCATTTGAGCGATGCCAGAACGCTCTTGCGTATTGAGGATAATGAGATCAGTGAGATCGCCATTCGCCTGCGGAATATGGACTCGATGGCCCCACTCTTTGCCGGATTGCAGGAACAACTGGGATCCATTAAAAACAAAGCGGACAAACCGGTATTCGAGGTTCATACCTGGGAAAAACTGTCACCTTTTTTCAATATCGCCCGCATGATTGACCTGATGACTTTGTTTATCAGGATCATGCTGGTGGCCATCGTCCTGGTGAGCATCATGAACGTGATGATAATGGCGGTCTATGAACGCATCAATGAAATCGGCACCATTGCCGCCATCGGCACCGTGCCTGGCAAGATCCTCTCGCTTTTTGTGGTTGAGGGTTTCCTGCTGGGGATATTCGGTGCCTTAATCGGCGTGGTCATCAGTCTGGCGACTATTGCCGGGATGAACGCGGCCCAAATCAGTTTTGATTTCGGCCGCCAGAAGGGATTGCTGCTGGCTCCGAGTATTGCCGCCAGTGATGTGTTTACCGTGGCCGCCATCGTTATTGGCATCGCGGTGCTGGCCAGCCTGCAGCCGGCCTGGAAAGCGGCCAGGATGGATCCCATAACCGCATTACGACACGTTTAA
- a CDS encoding ABC transporter ATP-binding protein — MAVVEARGLEKTYQAGDIAVKAIRGVDFTIEPASFVSFIGPSGSGKSTLLNMIGCLDPPTGGTLTVIGKDIAALNRQEAARFRGEHIGFVFQDFNLIPVLTVFENVEYPLVMVQNWPKQKRRERVLELLKAVGMSDQINKYPSQISGGQKQRVAVARALGTNAKLVLADEPTANLDRKTANRIIELMQEMRAEFGTTFIFSTHDPRVVKNVETIFTLEDGRLLEEGNHG; from the coding sequence ATGGCAGTGGTTGAAGCCCGAGGGCTTGAAAAAACCTATCAGGCCGGTGATATTGCAGTCAAGGCCATCCGGGGAGTTGATTTCACCATTGAACCGGCATCTTTTGTCTCATTCATCGGCCCTTCAGGAAGCGGCAAGTCCACTCTGCTCAACATGATCGGCTGCCTTGACCCGCCCACCGGAGGCACGCTTACGGTGATCGGCAAGGACATTGCCGCCTTAAACCGTCAGGAAGCGGCCCGTTTCCGGGGCGAGCATATCGGTTTTGTTTTCCAGGATTTCAACCTGATTCCAGTTCTCACGGTTTTTGAAAATGTGGAGTATCCCCTGGTTATGGTCCAGAACTGGCCGAAGCAGAAACGACGGGAACGGGTTCTGGAGCTCCTTAAGGCTGTGGGGATGAGCGACCAGATAAACAAATATCCGAGCCAGATTTCCGGTGGCCAGAAGCAGCGGGTGGCGGTCGCCCGGGCCCTGGGAACCAATGCCAAACTGGTGCTCGCTGACGAACCCACTGCCAACCTGGACCGGAAAACCGCCAACCGAATTATTGAGTTGATGCAGGAGATGCGGGCTGAGTTTGGCACCACCTTCATCTTTTCCACCCATGACCCCAGGGTGGTGAAAAATGTGGAGACCATTTTCACCCTTGAAGACGGTAGATTGCTGGAGGAGGGAAATCATGGGTAA
- a CDS encoding NFACT RNA binding domain-containing protein, producing the protein MDMTTIDLLLPGLQKVLPGSFIRKVHQMTGWHLLFKLGGRHGSHNLLCSLAPIDPGLHISTGRFFNPPRPLRFCAFLRHHLQGAMIQSIEKIPNDRIIIIRSARASGDPLALIIELTGKRGNLIFARGESLTIEELLLPHHPAAANRLRQGENYTPPPLPPELNKSAETGKKSFLEAAIKETDNTNPLFYHQLYDRWFLPRYREKYDIITRQQIISHLRKKQKRLKRKIGKVEREAADKQQHLKLEPFGELLKSSLHRIKRGDREAKVINYWSPDLEEVNIPLDPALSPIQNLEKLYKRVKKAKRGLAMIETRLATSRGELHYLEDLAYQVEQSRNQEELSEYATILGISAREHGRQPHEQEGREKKTHAGRQLKGVNTEQLASGATITIGKSAAGNEEIYRHLSSANDLWFHAKDIPGAHVLLKTPNDRPATETEIKAAAKLAAINSRGKNDTRVEIMYLPRKYLKKPKGGRPGQVLIHGPQQTITVKLTA; encoded by the coding sequence ATGGATATGACTACCATTGATCTGTTGCTGCCAGGCTTACAGAAAGTGTTGCCGGGATCATTCATCCGCAAGGTTCACCAGATGACCGGCTGGCACCTGCTGTTCAAACTTGGCGGTCGCCATGGATCCCACAACCTGCTCTGCTCCCTGGCCCCCATAGATCCAGGATTACATATCAGTACGGGACGGTTTTTCAACCCGCCCCGTCCTTTACGTTTCTGCGCTTTTCTCCGTCACCACCTTCAGGGGGCTATGATCCAGTCGATAGAGAAAATCCCCAATGATCGCATTATCATCATCCGCTCAGCCAGAGCTTCAGGCGATCCCCTGGCCCTGATTATCGAACTGACCGGAAAGCGCGGCAATCTGATCTTCGCCCGGGGGGAATCACTGACCATTGAAGAATTGCTGCTGCCCCACCACCCGGCAGCAGCCAATCGCCTGCGCCAGGGAGAAAATTATACTCCCCCACCCCTGCCGCCAGAACTTAACAAATCTGCTGAGACCGGTAAAAAATCCTTCCTGGAAGCGGCTATCAAGGAAACTGACAATACGAATCCTCTTTTTTACCATCAGCTTTACGACCGCTGGTTCCTGCCTCGCTACCGGGAAAAATACGACATCATTACCCGGCAGCAGATTATCAGCCATTTGCGGAAGAAACAAAAACGCCTGAAACGCAAAATCGGAAAGGTTGAACGGGAAGCGGCGGATAAGCAACAGCACCTGAAGCTGGAGCCTTTTGGAGAATTATTAAAAAGCTCGCTGCACCGGATCAAACGTGGAGATCGGGAGGCAAAAGTGATTAATTACTGGTCACCAGACCTGGAAGAAGTCAACATCCCCCTTGATCCGGCGCTCAGCCCGATCCAGAACCTGGAAAAACTTTACAAACGGGTTAAAAAGGCCAAACGCGGCCTGGCAATGATCGAAACCCGCCTGGCCACCAGCCGCGGGGAACTCCATTATCTGGAAGATCTGGCTTACCAGGTTGAACAATCCCGGAACCAGGAAGAACTGAGCGAGTATGCTACCATCCTGGGCATCAGCGCCCGAGAACATGGCCGCCAACCTCATGAACAAGAGGGAAGGGAGAAGAAAACCCACGCCGGCCGTCAGCTTAAAGGAGTGAACACCGAACAACTGGCCAGTGGCGCAACCATCACTATTGGCAAAAGCGCGGCCGGCAACGAGGAAATTTATCGCCATCTCAGCAGCGCCAATGACCTCTGGTTCCATGCTAAAGACATTCCCGGTGCCCATGTGCTGCTGAAAACCCCCAATGACAGACCGGCAACAGAAACTGAAATCAAAGCCGCGGCCAAACTGGCAGCCATCAATTCACGCGGGAAAAATGATACCCGGGTGGAAATAATGTACCTGCCCAGAAAATATTTAAAAAAACCCAAAGGAGGAAGACCGGGGCAGGTCCTTATTCATGGACCGCAGCAAACAATCACCGTCAAATTGACGGCATAA
- a CDS encoding phosphate-starvation-inducible PsiE family protein — MMKKSFNAGEKSGRDLLHRPVQWLFGLDKLVHMLVALILVFIALSIMVYAVMSFKSFDIHSLLKAVNMVLLVLIVMEILWPVLAVLKKEPFTLNPFIYVCIISSIRRILIVEAEMSIGSYDHHAYAMEMGISVGTILVMIIVHYIYNRGYILEKRCSLPPDDEKQE, encoded by the coding sequence ATGATGAAAAAAAGCTTTAATGCCGGGGAAAAATCCGGTCGTGATTTGTTGCACCGACCCGTGCAATGGCTATTTGGCCTTGATAAGCTTGTGCATATGCTGGTGGCCCTGATTCTGGTATTCATCGCTTTGTCTATCATGGTTTATGCCGTCATGAGTTTTAAAAGCTTTGATATTCATTCCCTGTTGAAAGCAGTGAATATGGTTTTGCTGGTTCTTATTGTTATGGAAATCCTCTGGCCGGTGTTAGCGGTACTGAAAAAAGAGCCTTTTACCCTGAATCCTTTTATTTATGTGTGTATTATTTCCAGTATACGGCGGATTTTGATTGTTGAAGCTGAAATGTCCATCGGCAGCTATGATCATCATGCTTACGCCATGGAAATGGGAATCAGTGTGGGAACTATTTTGGTCATGATCATTGTTCATTATATTTATAATCGGGGATATATTCTGGAAAAACGCTGCAGCTTGCCGCCTGATGATGAGAAACAGGAGTAA
- a CDS encoding 2,3-diphosphoglycerate-dependent phosphoglycerate mutase: MSVLVMVRHGQSLWNLENRFTGSVDVPLTEKGVLEAKQAGALLDKYTFDVAYCSFLTRAVVTLETMVRTMGMPVPVIPVIRLKDFNERSYGELEGLKKDAVREKYGPEIYRLWHRGYEIAPPGGESLKQAAARVWGAYCRTVAGDLAAGKNVLLVAHGNVLRVLMMHLDEIDAAAIGTLEIPTAEPIVYHFDAWRQVMDKKILSWEKMGIMGTDPVLLH; the protein is encoded by the coding sequence ATGTCTGTTCTGGTGATGGTTCGTCATGGCCAGTCATTGTGGAACCTGGAGAATCGTTTTACCGGTTCCGTCGATGTGCCATTGACTGAAAAAGGGGTTTTGGAAGCTAAACAGGCAGGTGCTCTGCTGGATAAATATACCTTTGATGTGGCCTATTGTTCTTTCCTGACTCGGGCGGTTGTTACCCTGGAAACCATGGTGCGGACCATGGGGATGCCGGTACCGGTCATCCCGGTCATCCGCTTGAAAGATTTCAATGAAAGAAGCTATGGTGAGCTGGAAGGGCTGAAAAAGGACGCGGTCAGGGAAAAATATGGCCCTGAGATTTACCGATTATGGCATCGTGGCTATGAGATCGCCCCGCCGGGAGGCGAGAGTTTGAAACAGGCCGCGGCTCGGGTCTGGGGAGCTTATTGCCGGACCGTCGCCGGGGATCTGGCCGCCGGGAAGAATGTACTGCTGGTAGCCCATGGCAACGTGCTGCGGGTTTTGATGATGCACCTGGACGAAATTGATGCCGCGGCTATTGGAACCCTGGAAATCCCGACTGCGGAACCTATTGTTTACCATTTTGACGCCTGGCGGCAGGTGATGGACAAAAAAATTCTCAGCTGGGAAAAAATGGGAATAATGGGGACAGACCCCGTTCTTCTGCATTGA